DNA sequence from the candidate division WOR-3 bacterium genome:
TCGCGGCCGTAACGATTATACCGGCTGAGGCGACACCGAAAAGTATCGCCAAAAAAGACTTTCGGACGTCTATGCCGGCGAGGAAAGCCGCGAAAGCGCCGGTCCATGCTCCCGTTACAGGCAATGGAACAGCTACGAAAAGCATGAGACCCAAAGATTTATATTTTTCAATCGAGGCTGATTTTTTTCTGGTCTTCCTGAACCACCAGTTTATAATACTTGCAAATTTTCTGTTTCTGGAGAGGAATCTGGAAACTGCGCCTGTAAAAAGAAGAATCGGAAGGACAGGTATCATGTTGCCCGCGACAGCGGCGATGTAAACTCTCCAGTAAGGAAGATCGAGTGTAAGGATGCCTACGGGTATGCCGCCCCTGAGTTCGAATATAGGCAGCATTGAAATTAGGGCTATTATGATGTCGGGAGGAATGCCTTTTTCTCTGAGAGTCATTGTGAACTTTTCTTTCAGGGTTCTTTCATTGTGCTGGCAAGGTTCGTCGGCGTGGAGACCCAATACGATCTGCGATAGAACGGAGATCAGAACAAGGAATAATACTATAGTGTGTTTCAAAATTTAAGCAGGC
Encoded proteins:
- a CDS encoding small multi-drug export protein, translating into MTLREKGIPPDIIIALISMLPIFELRGGIPVGILTLDLPYWRVYIAAVAGNMIPVLPILLFTGAVSRFLSRNRKFASIINWWFRKTRKKSASIEKYKSLGLMLFVAVPLPVTGAWTGAFAAFLAGIDVRKSFLAILFGVASAGIIVTAATLLLSKIGWAGAIVLSVVVLSAMGFSFYGLMSKDENRTRSS